GCACTCGGGAATGGTATATTTCCTATGGTCAGGAGGCACGCGACGGATTTTCCAAACAGCTTGTCATCAGCCGCTTTACCCCGCCTCAGGACGGCGACCCCGATCAGCTGGTGACGGTCGAGGATCCGTTCTTCCGCTCGACCAGCTTTTCGCTTCGGAACGAACATTCGAAGCGTTCGGGCGGCGGGGCGATGGTCTATGATCCGCAGGTCGGCGACATCGTCATCACCGTCGGGGATTACAGCCTGAACGGGATCAGCAACGTCTTCGAGGGTCCGATCCCCCCATCGCAAGATCCCGATACGCACCTGGGAAAGACGTTACGCGTCGACCTCGAAACCGGTGAGGCGCGGATCATCGCCATGGGCCACCGCAACCCCCAGGGCCTGTCCATCTCGCAGGACGGAGAGTTGATCGCGACCGAGCACGGGCCGAAGGGCGGCGACGAAATCAACCTGATCGAAGAGGGCAATAATTACGGCTGGCCCTATGTGTCGATGGGCACGCTTTATAACGAGTATACCTTCCCGCAGCAGCCGGTGAAGGAAGGCGAGCCGCATGGCGGTTATACAGCGCCGCTGTTTGCCTATATGCCCAATCCGGGCATCAGCGCGGTGATCCATGTCGAGGGTTTTCACGAGGCATGGGACGGGGATCTGATGGTCGCCACGCTTCGCGGGCAATCGCTGATGCGCGTGCGGCGCTGGCCGGGCGGTGGTTACACCGAGCAGATCTATATCGGCGACCGGATCCGTGATCTGGACGTGATCGGCGAGGATATGGTGCTGGTAACCGATGGCGGCAAGATCATCATCCTGACCGCGATCGAGGATCTGGAGCTGGCACGGTCCGCAACCGGGCTGATCAACAACATGACTGCGCTCGAAAGCTGCGGTTCCTGCCACAATGTCAGCAACCCTGTCTCGACGAACTC
This genomic window from Paracoccus sediminicola contains:
- a CDS encoding PQQ-dependent sugar dehydrogenase; amino-acid sequence: MRRILLLVSALLIFSVLAFAFGFQTGLRKTPPFEFVVKSFRLLKPLDEVETAPLVQLDMSDRKFLDSTILPVHQREIVVSNAQGMPMQLIGVAPAGESETLIVTVDGTMLRMNAKSCDSSDCVRQVGRLVRPDGTSMNDSYDILPIETDGTREWYISYGQEARDGFSKQLVISRFTPPQDGDPDQLVTVEDPFFRSTSFSLRNEHSKRSGGGAMVYDPQVGDIVITVGDYSLNGISNVFEGPIPPSQDPDTHLGKTLRVDLETGEARIIAMGHRNPQGLSISQDGELIATEHGPKGGDEINLIEEGNNYGWPYVSMGTLYNEYTFPQQPVKEGEPHGGYTAPLFAYMPNPGISAVIHVEGFHEAWDGDLMVATLRGQSLMRVRRWPGGGYTEQIYIGDRIRDLDVIGEDMVLVTDGGKIIILTAIEDLELARSATGLINNMTALESCGSCHNVSNPVSTNSAPHLHNIVGREIASASDYDRYSEGLSAKRPETWDIESLEAFLRAPQNFAPGTSMPTLDLSDADIRELKELLPLLR